In Salinibaculum sp. SYNS191, the genomic window GTCGCTATCATCCCCGAGACGTACCGACTGACGACGCTCTCGGAGAAGGAGGTCGGCGACCCGGTCCACCTGGAAGTGGACGTGGTGGCGAAGTACGTCGAGAGTCTGGTGGACGCGGAGGCCGTCGGCAACGTCGTCGGCGAGTGAGCGGAGCAGAGTTGGTCCGGCGGCGACGCGCCACTCGAATATGCCCAGCGTGCATCGCCGGCGCGCAGATATTAAATTCCCATTATATTCTCTAGGGGCGAAGCTTATGTGTCGGACTGCGAGTGAGGTATACAATGACACACTACAGTGCCAGCCGGGGTATCCGGTACACAGCACCGCCGACAGAGGAGACGGAGACAGCCGAGACGACGGCAGAGGGAAGCGAACCTGCCGCCGCGGACGACTGACGTAACGAGGGGTTTTTCGCCGTCAGCACCATACGGGGAGTCATGACGCTGACGGCGGGTGTGGTGGCCGTACAGGGGGACGTGAGCGAGCACGCGGAGGCAATCGAGCGTGCCGCCGCAGCCCACGGCCGGGAGAGCGAAGTGGTCGAGATACGCGAGTCCGGGCTGGTGCCCGACTGCGACGCCCTGCTCATGCCTGGCGGGGAGTCGACCACCATCTCCCGGCTCATCCAGCGGGAGGGCATCGCCGGGGAGATAATCGCCCACGTCGAGGCCGGCAAGCCGCTGCTGGCGACGTGTGCCGGCCTCATCGTCGCCAGCACGGACGCCCAGGACGACCGCGTGGAGACGCTGAACCTGCTGGACGTGACCGTCGAGCGCAACGCCTTCGGCCGGCAGAAGGACAGCTTCGAGGCCCCGCTGGACGTCGAGGGCTTCGACGAGCCCTTCCCCGCCGTGTTCATCCGCGCGCCGGTCATCGACGAGGTGTTCGCGGGCGTGGAGGTGCTGGCGAGGTGGGACGACAACCCCGTCGCCGTCAGGCAGGGCCCGGTCGTCGGCACTTCCTTCCACCCGGAACTCACCGGCGACTCCCGCATCCACGACCTCGCCTTCTTCGACGCTTCGACGCGCTGAAGAGCGTCCGCGGTGTTGTGGCCGCCATGAGCGACACCGACATCGTCGACGAGCTATTCGCGGTCATCGAGGACCGCAAGGAACGTCTCCCGGAGGACTCCTACACGGCCTCGCTGTTCACCCACGAGAAAGGCGAGAACGCCGTGCTGGAGAAGCTGGGCGAGGAGATGACGGAGCTGATTCTGGCCGCGAAGGACGGCGACGACGACGAAATCGCCCACGAGTCCGCGGACATCGTCTATCACTTGCTCGTTTTGCTGGCGATGCACGACATGACCGTCGGGGACCTGCGCGAAGAACTCGAAAAGCGGCGGTAGACACGGCCTGCGACAGGCGGGATAGTCTTTTTATCCCAGTAGTCCACCGACGGCCCCGCCGATGGCGCTGTCGATAGCGAAGACCAGGGCGATAGCGACGGCGATGACGAACACGCTGGCACCGCCGAGGATGCCGCCGATGGGGCCGGCGGCCACGCCGCCGGCGAGGGCACCGAGGACTCCAAAGAGGATGGCGAGGACGAGACCGCCCAGCGAGCCGGCGAGCAGGCCGTGCCAGGCCCCGTTCGCGAGGCCGCCGCCGGCGACCAGACCCGCGACGACGCCCGCGATGAGGCCGGCACCGATGTGTCCGATAACCGGCAGCGCGAAGGCGAGAAATCCGCTGACGATACCCGCGAGAAACCCGATGACGACGGCGTTCCAGTTGGTCATGCCCACAATTCGCCGGCGAGCGGCAAGACGGTGTCGGCGGGCGTGACAGGGCGTGCCAACGGACGCGCTTTTCAGTGCTGGCCGTCTACGGCGCGGTAATGAGCCAGCCGTTCGAGGACTTGCCGACGCTTTTAACCGCCGACGAGCTCGTCGACAAGGCCTTCTCGCGAGCGGCCCGGTCCGGGCGCTCGAAGTCCGGCGTCGACGCCCAGCAGTCGATGCTGATGACCGCGACCAACATCGTCTCCGACAACCTGGAGAACGCGGTCAGCGAGTGGCCCGACTTCGGGACGCTCGACCCGTTCTACTACGAGCTCGCCGACGCCATCGCCGACGTGGACGCCCTGCGCCAGTCGCTGAACGAACTCTCCTGGGCCTCCCGGAAGGCCACCGACATCCGCAAGGAGTACGAGGGCCGCATCGCTCGCGGCGACGCCGACACCGCCCGCAAGCTCCGCAAGCAGGCTTTCGCCCGCGTCGCCGACGTCGTCGACGAAATCGAGGACGACATCCAGGTGCTGGCGGACGCCCGCTGGGACCTGCGGAAACTGCCCGACATCCGCCCGGACGAGCCGACCATCGTCATCGCCGGCTACCCGAACGTCGGCAAGTCCTCCTTCGTCAACGAGGTCACCCGCGCCAGCAACGAGACCGCAAGCTACCCCTTCACCACGACCGGGGTCGACATCGGCCACGTCGAGCGCGACCACATCCGCTACCAGCTCGTCGACACGCCGGGGCTGCTCGACCGCCCGCCGGAGGAGCGCAACGATATCGAGTCACAGGCCGTCAGCGCGCTCGAACACGCCGCCGACGCCGTGCTCGTCCTGCTGGACGCCTCCGGCGACTGCGGCTACCCGCTCGCCGACCAGCTCGAACTCCGGGACGCCATCGAGGCGCGCTTCGACGTGCCGGTCCTGACGATATGTAACAAGTCCGACCGCTCGCGGGACGTCGAGGCCGACTACTACATGAGCATCACCGAGGACGAGAACGTCGACGCGGTGCTGGACGCGGCAATCGACGCCGTGGAGTACGAACCGGAACTGCCCTTCGACGAGTAGTCAGCGGACGGCGCGACCGCCACGTCAGCCGACTTCGGTCGTCAGGTACCGGACCTCAGTCGTGATATTCCGTCCCAGGCGCTCCTCGATGCGGGCATCCAGCGTCGAGGAGAGACTGCCGACCGTCTCGCCGGGCGGAACGCCCACGGTCACGATGACCCGCTGTGGCCGCTGGAAGAGGACGGTGTTGGTCTGTTCGACCTCGACGTCGAGCAACTGAACGTCGAAGGGCACCGAGGCGTCCGTCGAGTTGACGACGGCCTCCGCGTCGGCCTGGATGTCCTGAGTCGTCGTCGCGCGGGTGTAGGAGTCGACGGTCACGCCGCCGAGGAAGGCCGACAGCACGACGATTGCCACGACGAGGACGCCGATGCGCTTGACCGTCGCGCTCTTTGCGCTGTTCTGGCGGAACCAGTGCTCCGGGCGGTAGCCGCGGTACCACAGGACGACCAGCGCCGCGAGGTTGATGGAGAGGACGTTCACGAGCAGCAGGACGCTGGAGCCGAGCGTCACGAGCGGCGCGCCCCAGGCCAGCCCGATGCCGGCCGTCGCGGCGGGCGGGATGAGCGCGACGGCGATCATCACGCCGACCAGCGCCGTCGAGACGCCGGAGGTGAGGCTGACGATGCCGGCCGCGCCGGCACCGAGCGCGACGACGAGCGAGAGGAAGTCGGGCGCGACCCGCTCGCGTATCTCCGGGACTGTCGCCACGTCGGCCAGCGGCGGCACGACGTTGGTGTACCGGACGAAGGTTGCGAAGGCCGCAGCGGTCAGGACCGCCAGCAGGAGGCCGCCGACCTGGAGGCGGACGCCCCGCGAGAACAGGTCGTGGTCGTTGACGACGGTGCCGACGCTCGCGGCCATCGCGGGCCCCACGAGCGGCGCGATGACCATCGACCCGACGACGACCGCCGGGGAGTCGAGCAGGAGCCCCGCCGTGGCGATGACGGCGCTGACGACTGTCATCACGACGTAGGTCGTCGTCGACGGCGCGAGCGAGGAGGCGGCCGCGGTCAACTCCTCGCGGGCGATGATGTCCTCGTCCTTCTCCTCGGCGTACTCCTCCTGGAGCTGTTCGAACCGCTGTGAGACGACGGTGCTGGCCTCGACGACGACGGTGAAGGTGTCGTCGCTGAGGCCGGCCTCCCGGAGCGACTCCAGCACCGGCTCGACGGCGTTTTTCGGCAGCGGGAAGGTGGCGACGGCGGCGTATTTCCGCCCGCTGGTCTCGTCGGTCACGACGTAGTCGATGCCCTCGTCGTCGAGGGTCGCGAGCACTGTCTCGCGTTTGCCCGCGGGGATGGTGACCTGAACGAGTCGCACGTCTCCGGGGTCGGCGGCGGGGAGAAAAAGCGTTCGGGGTCAGATGTTCCGGCTGTTGTCGACGTGGACCTGGCGGTTGATTTCGAGCGATATCTTCTCCGAGACGGTGTTGCCGCCCCTGTTCTTCGGAATCGTCAACTGGTGTTCGATGCCGGTCGGCACCGACACGATTTCGAGTTCCCAGACGGTGTCGGCGACGGTCAGCGTCGTCCCGCGCAGCGGCGGCACGGAGTCCGAGGCGATGCAGTGGAGGACGCCGATGCTCTCGGTCTCTATCATCCGCTGTTTGAAGTAGTTGAGCACCTCCTGGTACGCGTTCCGCTTTTCGGTGCGTTCGAGCGGGTTCGTCGGGTCGACGACGACGTTGGACGTCCGGTCGACCGCCTCGATGGCGTCGTAGACGCCGTTCAGCAGGACGTTCTCATCGGTGGAGGCGATAGACGGCGCCCGGTTGCCGGTCACCTCCTTGAAGAACTTGTTGTCCATCGTGGCCGACTTCCCCACGTACTCGACCGTGACATCGGCCTCGAAGTCGTGGACGCCCCTGAGCCCGTCCTCGACGGCGTCGTTCCACCTGAGCGTCGAGAGGTATTTCGTCGGTCGCTCCCGCATCAGATGATGGACGAGCGATTCGCTCTGGCTCCCCGGCGGTGTGACCAGCGCCAGGAGATTCCCCGGCGGAAGGCCGCCCTCTAGCTGTCTGTCGATTGCTTCCACCCCTGTCGATAGTTTCTGCGCCACGTTGCCCACCTACAAGTTACACTGAATTGATAAGGGATATACTTAGCGGCCACGCTCGACGCGGCCCCACCGGAGCGGGACCCCAACTGGCGACGTCGGCAGCGACGCCGACCGACGGAGCGGGCTGACCGGCCGCTCGCGTCCCGCGAGCCGGAACTGACAGCCTTATTCCCGCCGAGGGAGTACGCCCTGTATGTTCGAGACGCGGCCGGACCGGGACGCGGAGGTCGTTCTCGTCGGGCGGTCCAACGTCGGCAAGTCGACGCTTATGCGCGAACTCACCGGCCACACCTTCGACACCGGGCAACGCCCCGGCGTCACCCGCAAGCCCAACCACTACGACTGGGCACCGGAGGACTTCGTCCTCACCGACCTCCCCGGCTTCGGCTACATGAAGGGGCTCCCCGAGGACGCCCAGGAGGAGATCAAGACCGACGTGGTGCAGTACGTCGAGCGCTACGCCGACAACATCCTCGCCGGCGTGCTCGTGCTCGACGGGAAAGCCGTCGTCGACATCATCGACCGCCACTCCGGCCCCGACGAGATCCCCCACGACGTCGAGCTCTTCCACTTCCTCCGGGACGTCGGCATCCCGCCCGTCGTCGCCGTCAACAAGATGGACAAGGTCGACGACCGCGACCAGCGCCTGAACGACATCTGCGACCGCCTCGGCCTCGTCCCACCCTGGAAGCAGTGGCAGGAGACCATCGCCCCCATCAGCGCCAAGCGCGGGAACATCGACGCCGCGACCGAGGCCGTCCGCCACCACCTCCACGAAGCCAAACGAGACGACCTGTTCAAGTTCTTCTGAGACTACTTTTTGCGGCGTTGGGTGTCGCACACGCGCCTTCGGCGCGTGGCGCACCACTCCTTGCAAAAACATAGTGAAAAAGGCTGCTCGCGCTCGGTCGAGCGCTCGCAGTACGACACATCAACCTACCGCCACCGCTCCCGCACGCGACACTCCTACTGGTCCCCGTTCTCGTGAATGGAGAGAGGGACACGCCGAGTCTGCCGGTGGCGAGTACAGGTCTCGACGGAGTAGTTATTGCGCCCAGGGGCGAGTGACTTTGAACGGGTCGAGTTCGGCGTAGTACGACCCGGTGAGACGGCCGACCGCGTCGACCTTCTCGACGTCTATCTTGCCGTCGGTGAGGAGTTCGTCGTCGACGGTAATGTGCTCGATGTGACCGAAGATGACGATGTGGTCGCCAATTTCCATCGTGTCGTGGAGGGTACACTCCATGGTGGCCTTGGCGGCGGCGACGAGCGGGACGTCGACGGTCTCCGCCTCACGACGGTCGAGGTCGGCGAGGTCGAACTCGTCTTCGTCACTGTCGACGTTGTCGCTGGTGCGGTCCATCGCCTCGACGAGGTCGCTGGTGACGAGATTGAGTCCGAACGCTTCGGTCTCGAGGACGTTGGCAGCGGAGTCTTTCGGGGTCCCGTCGGGTCTGCGCTCGGTCGAGACCATGACGACTGGTGGGTTGGCCTCGATGACGCCCATGTAGAAGCTGTACGGAGCGAGATTGTCGACGCCGTCGGGGCTGCGGCTGGACACCCAGCCGATGGGACGGGGGACGATAAGCGAGGTGAGCAAGCGATACATCTCGTCAACGGCCTCGTCGGGGTTGACTTCCATTGCCAGCCCTCGGGAAGCCAGCGTAATAGCTCGACCCATTTGGTCACTCCCCGCGTTGGCGACGTGTCAAGAAGTCCGAGTTCGGTAGCGAAGCCCTCGGTGAGGAAACGACGTGATGACGAGCCGGCGGCTCGACGCGTGGCGTCACCGCAGAACGAACCGGGTCGTCAGGCGACGTTGAAGCCCTTGTCCCGGAGGAAATCCTCGACGCGGCCAGTGTGGTTGCCCTGGAGCTCTATCTGTCCGTCGTCTACCGTCCCCCCGCAGGCGAACTTCGACTTGAGGTCCGACGACAGCCGATCCATGTCGACGTCGCTCGGATCGAATCCCTCGATAATCGTTACCTCCTTCCCGTAGCGGCGCTCGTCGATGCGGATGTTGATCTGCTGGGAGTCCTTGGCGACGTCTTCACAGACGCAGAGCTCCTCGGGCAGCCCGCACGTCGAGCAGACTTCCGACATTACAGTTCGTCGTACGAAATCTTCCTATTAAACACTGTCGGGACTATCAATCCCGGACTCGCGGGCCTGGGTCACGACTGACGCCTGATACGCTCGACGAGACTGCGGGCCTCGTCGGCCATCGCTTCGGTGGCGTCGTCGCCGTAGGCGGCCCGCTCGCGGAGCCGTGCGACCCGGCGGACCAGCGGCCCCGCATCGACGGCCGACAGGTAGCCCCTGACCGTCTCGCCGGTACGTCGCGGCCGGTGGCGACGTTCGAGCAGGTACGCGACCCGCTGCCAGGACCGCTCGACGTCGGTCCTCGGCTCGGCCCGCGGCTGGTAGCGCAGCCAGGCGAAGCGGTAGGCCCGCTCGGCCAGTCGGCTGCGCCGGACGCCGGCCGCGAGTCCGACGAAGGCGATGGCACCCAGCGCGAGCCGGTCCGTCGACGGGAGTTCCGGCAGCTGGATGCCGCCCTCGCCGTCGTCGTCGGCGCCCGAGCCGTTCTGTGGCCCGTCGGGAGGCGTCGGCGTCCCGCCGAGAGGGGTGGGACGGTTCGGCGTCGGCGTCGCGGTGGGCGTGGCCGTCCCGTCGGGCGTAGGAGTCCCGCCGGGCGTCGCGGTGCTCCCGGTCTCGGACGAGGACTCGAACTCGTCGATGCGCTCCTGCTCGGCTTCCTGGCGTGGCTCGGCCGGGGTCGGGTCGAACTGCACCCAGCCCGTCTCCGGGAAGTACACCTCGACCCAGGCGTGGGAGTTCAGCCCGCGGACGACGTACTCGTCGTCCTCGACCTCCTCGCCGGGCGTGTAGCCGACGACGAGGCGCGCGGGGATGTCCTGCGTGCGCAGCATCGTGACCATCGTCGTCGCGTAGTAGGTGCAGTAGCCCCGCTCCATCTCGAAGAGGAAGGCGTCGGCGATGTTCCCCGACGGCTTCTCGACCTCCAGCGAGTACTCTCGGTTGGTCTGCAACCACTGCTGAATGCGCCGTGCGGCCTCGTAGCGGGTGGCGTCCGCGCCGACGAGGTTCGCCGTCCGTCGGGCGACGCGGTCCGGCGTGCTGGCGGGGAGTTGGGTGTACCGCTCGGCCAGTTCGGGCGGGTCCGCACCGACCGGTCCCGAGAGGTCCCCCGGTGACGCGACGGGCACGGCACTGATGACCGAGTAGCTGTCGCCGGGGAGGAAGGGGCCTTCGCGTTCCAGTCCGCCCGCCTCCCTGACCGACGTGCGATTGGCGACCGCGGAGCCGACCTCGACGGGACGCCACGCCGCTGGCATGATAGAGGTCGAGGACTCGACGCTGAACGTCTGTTGCAGCAGGCGCGAGCGACCCGGCGGCGAGGAGAGGACGTCCTCGCGGTAGGCCGTCGACTCGCCGCTACGGACCCACCCCTCGCCCGTGTAGCGGTTGTAGCTGCCGACCCGCCAGTACCGGCTCTCGGGGCTCGTCACCCTGAACCGGACCGCCGGCGAGAGGTCGATGGTCCCGGCGACGTCGAACGAGGACTCCGGCGAGAGGAGGCTCGCCTCGATGGTGTTCTCCCCACCGTCACCCCCCGCGAGGCCGACGGCGGCACCGGAGCCGCCGGGGACGACCGACACCAGCGCCGGCGTCAGCACCATCACCGCGAGGACGACGGCCACCGTCTCGGCGTCCCGGACCGAGGCGTTCCGTCGGTGGAGGTCACCGAAGCCGAGCGCCGCGGCGGCACCGACGACGCCGAACAGCGTCACGGACAGGCTGGCGTCGCCGGTGAGCACGAGGTAGCCGAGCATCCCGCCGGCGACGGCGGCAGCGCTGCCGTACCAGCCGCGCAGGCCCAGGTACCAGGTGACGAAGACGGGCGTCGGCGTGACCGACAGCGCCCACACCGTCGACCGCTCTATCTCCAGCAGCGACTGCCCGCTCAGGAGTTCGACGTTGCTCTCGACCATCGCCGCCACCGCCGGGTCGTACGGCAGCGAGACGACGTAGACGGCCAGTCCGACCGCGAGCGCCACGGCCGCCAGGACGAGCGCCACGGCGACCCGGAGCACCCGGGCCAGCACCGTCGCCGCGACCGCCGCGACGCCGGCGAACAGGTAGAACGTCGAGAGGTCCCCGGAGACGTCGACGATGTCCCGGAGGACGAGCAACACCGAGCCCAGCAGCGTCGCCAGCCCGACCAGCGCGAGCGTCCGCGTCGCTGGCAGGGACGGGCGCGCCCACCGCCAGGCGCGGTCGACGGTGCTCACGGGACCACCTCCCCCGTGCCGGCACCGCCCGTTCCGCGGACCGCCTCGAACGACTGCGTGCGGTCGGCCAGCCGGACCGTCGTGCCCTCCGCGTCGGCGCTGATTGCGACGTCGGCGCTCTCGCGAACCTCGGCGGGGAGCCGACCGGGGCCGGTCCGCGAGAGCAGGCGCAACAGCGCCTCCCGATGCTCGTCGCCCGTCTCGGCCGGGAGGCTGTCGTCGGGCGCGGTCAGCGAGACAGTGAGCCCGGCTTCGAGCGCGCTCGTCGCGAGCGTCGCGGCCGCGGCGGCCATCTCGTCGGTGTACCCCTCCGCGGCCTCGGCCGCGACGTGGACCGTCTCGTGTTGTTCGGCGGCCGCGAACTCCATCACCAGCAGGTCGTCGCGCTTGGCGCTTGACTTCCAGTGGACGTTCTTCAGCGGGTCGCCGGGTTCGTACTCGCGCAGGCGGTCGAACTGCTGGCGCTCGGCGGCGAGTTCGTCCGCGAACAGCGCGCTCAGCGCGCCGGCGTCCATCTCGTAGACTCGGGGGTAGACGACGAACTCGGTCGTCGCGTCGACGTCGACGCGGCGCTCGACGAACCCCAGCGGGTCGCGCTGGCGGACCCGCGGTGGGTCCAACCGGTAGATTCCCCGCCGGGCGAGGGTCAGCGTCCGCTCGACGGTCGCCGGCGGACTCACCACGGTGTCGACGTCCGCCGTCGCCAGCCCCTCCGGCAGGTGGAGGTCGAGCGTGACGAGCGCGCCGCCCGCCACGTCGATGGTCAGCGTGCGCTCGTCGCCGGGATAGCCAGACTGGAGGCGGCCGTACGCGACAGCCGGTTCCGGCGCGCGCCAGACGACGAACGCGCCGAAGAGGAAGGCGGCCAGCAGCGGCGCGGCCACCGCGTTGAGCGCGCGCTCGCCGGCGGCCCACGCGAGGCCCATTGCGAGTGCGACGACGACCAGCGCCGCCACACCGCGGCGGGTCGGCCTCATTCCGGGTCGACGGTGGCGAGCGCGTCCTCGACGACGTCACTCGCCGTGCGGTCGCTGTCGGTCCGCACCCGGTGGGTGAGGACGGCCCGCGCCTCCCGCTGGACGTCGTCGGGGACGACGTAGCCCCGCCCGTCGAGGACGGCCCGTGCCTGCGCGGCACGCAGCAGCGACAGCGTCCCGCGCGGACTGACGCCCAGTTGTGCGTGCTCGCGGGTGTACGTCGACAGCCGCGTCGCGTAGGTGCGCACCTGCGAGGCGACGGTCACGTCGGCGGCGGTCCGTCGCGCGGCGGTGAGTTCGCCCAGCGTCGCGACCGGGGTCAACTCGTCGATGGGGTGGTCGCCGACGACGCGGCCGAGCATCTCCGTCTCCTCGGCCTCGTCGGGGTAGCCCAGCCGCAATTTCTTCATGAAGCGGTCGACCTCGGCCATCGGCAGGTCGTAGGCGCGGTCGCTCTCGACGGTGTTCTGGGTCGCGATGACGGTGAAGGGCTGGGGCACCTCACGGGTCGTCCCGTCGACGGTGACCTGCTCCTCCTCCATCGCTTCGAGCAGCGCGCTCTGGGTCTTCGGCGGGGCGCGGTTGATTTCGTCGCCGAGCACCACGTTGCCGAAGATGGGGCCGGGGCGGAAGTCGAACTCGCCGGTCTTCTGGTTGTAGACGTTGACGCCGGTGACGTCGGAGGGCAGGAGGTCCGGCGTGAACTGGACGCGTTTGAACGTCCCGTCGAACGAGCGGGCGACGGCGCGGGCGAGCATCGTCTTCCCGACGCCGGGGACGTCCTCCAGCAGGACGTGCCCGCGGCCCAGCAGCGTCGTGACGATGTGCTCTATCTCCTCGTGGTGGCCCACGATGACGCGCTCGACGTTCTCGATGACGTCGTCGACGACTGCGCTGGCCTCGTCGATAGCGCGCTCCGGCTGTACGTCGGCGGCTTCGGTCTCGGTGTCTGTCATGGGTTCGGGGGACATACTCGTGGTCGGGCAGCGTCGGTGGGGCATCCGCCAGGATTCACCAAGTGTCTTATGCCTCCGTGTGTCGCCGCCACACACCGCGAGTGCACGTTGCACACGCATAACGGCGCGAGCGTAGTAAGGATGCGGGTCAGTTCACTACCGAACGGTTCCCTGAGAAACGATGACGAAAGGAGCGGCTACCACTCCTTGCAGTCCGGACAGACCAGGCCGTCGTCGCCCCGCCAGCGGCGCTCGACGGTCTCGCCGCAGGCCGCACAGACGGCTCCTGCCGGCGTCCACTGGTAGGTCGTCGTCGCCGGGTCGACGTCCGCCGCGGGTTCGTCTGTGTCGGGAGCGTCGGCGTCCGTCTCTGTCGCCGGAGTTTCACCGGCGTCGTGGGTGTCGGCGTCCGTCTCTGTCGCCGGAGCATCACCGGCGTCGCTCGCGACCGGGGCGGAATCCGAGTCGGTAGCATCCGCGGCCCGCTCGGGGTCGTCCCCGTCTTCGGCCCCATCGTCGTCCTCGCCGGCGTCGAGAAAGTCGTCGAGCGAGGTGTCGTCCATGTCTGGACCCGGGAGCGGACGGCCCTTAGCGATGTCGCTGGCAAATCCAGCCGTGGACAGAAGCACACAAGTACCACGGGCAGGAAGGCCCAGATATGTTCATCAGGCAGTTGTTCCAGAGTCTCCTCGACATGCCCGGCAAGTTCGTCGACGTCGCCATGCACGACCCGCTGGCGGCCGCGATGCTTACCGTCGGTGCTATCCTCGTGACGCTGTCGGTCGGCTACTTCACGCTGCTCGTGCTCGGGTCGGTCATCGACCTGTTCACCCCCGAGTCGAGCGGACCGCCTCGCCAGCCAAACTGACCGCCGCGTCGAGGTCCGGGCCCAGCGGCGACCCCGCAACCAGGCCGTCTGCCGTCGACAGCACTTCTCCCATCCGCTCGCCGACCGTCTCCGGCGTTCCCGCGAGACAGAACGCGTCTATCATCTCCTCTGTAACGTCGCCGAAGGCCGCGGTGAACTCGCCGGCCGCTATCTTCTCGCCGATGTCGCTCGCGAGCGCCGTGTCGAGTCCGTGCCGCTCCAGTAGCGGCGGCGGCGCGCTCCCGGCGATGAAGGCGACCGGCGGGCGGGCGGCCTCGCGGGCCTCCTTGGCGTCCTCGGCCACGCTGACGCTCGCGTAGGCGACGAAGTCGAAGTCACCGCGGTGGTCGGGACGCTCCTCCAGTCCCTCCGCGACGCGGTCGGCGGCCCACTCGATGTCGCGCGGGTGAGCCCCGTTGAACAGCACG contains:
- a CDS encoding AAA family ATPase — encoded protein: MTDTETEAADVQPERAIDEASAVVDDVIENVERVIVGHHEEIEHIVTTLLGRGHVLLEDVPGVGKTMLARAVARSFDGTFKRVQFTPDLLPSDVTGVNVYNQKTGEFDFRPGPIFGNVVLGDEINRAPPKTQSALLEAMEEEQVTVDGTTREVPQPFTVIATQNTVESDRAYDLPMAEVDRFMKKLRLGYPDEAEETEMLGRVVGDHPIDELTPVATLGELTAARRTAADVTVASQVRTYATRLSTYTREHAQLGVSPRGTLSLLRAAQARAVLDGRGYVVPDDVQREARAVLTHRVRTDSDRTASDVVEDALATVDPE
- a CDS encoding DUF7573 domain-containing protein, producing MDDTSLDDFLDAGEDDDGAEDGDDPERAADATDSDSAPVASDAGDAPATETDADTHDAGETPATETDADAPDTDEPAADVDPATTTYQWTPAGAVCAACGETVERRWRGDDGLVCPDCKEW